The Blastomonas sp. SL216 DNA window GGGGAACACCGCCTCCTTGACCGCCATATGCTCGATATCGCGGTCGATCACCGGCAGATTGGCCAGCATCTCGCCCGCCATCACGCGCGCGGCATATTTGGCCACCGGCTGGCCGATCGCCTTGGCGACGAACGGCACGGTGCGGCTGGCGCGCGGGTTGACCTCGATCAGATAGACCTGCCCGTTCTTGACCGCGAACTGGATGTTCATCAGGCCGCGTACCTTCAGCCCTTCGGCCAGCAGCCGCGTCTGACGCTCCATCTCTGCGATGATGTCAGCGCCCAGGCTATACGGCGGCAGGGTGCAGGCGCTGTCGCCCGAATGGACGCCGGCTTCCTCGATATGCTGCATCACGCCGGCAATCGCGACATCCTTGCCATCGCAGATCGCATCGACATCGACCTCGATCGCATCGCGCAGATACTGGTCGATCAGGACCGGGCTGTCGCCGGAGACCTGCACGGCGGTGGCGATATAGCTTTCCAGCTGCGCCTGACCGTCGACGATTTCCATCGCGCGGCCGCCCAGCACATAAGACGGACGGATCAACACCGGATAGCCGATGCGGTTGGCGACCGCGATTGCCTCTTCGCGGCTGCGGGCGATGCCGTTGGCAGGCTGTTTCAGGCCCAGCTTGTCGACCAGCTTGGCAAAGCGCTCGCGGTCTTCGGCCAGGTCGATCGCATCGGGCGATGTGCCCAGGATCGGAATACCGGCATCCTCGAGCGCCTGTGCGAGCTTCAGCGGTGTCTGGCCGCCGAACTGCACGATCACGCCGACCAGCTCGCCGGTCGAACGCTCGACATCGAGCAGTTCGAGCACGTCCTCGGCGGTCAGCGGCTCGAAATAGAGCCGGTCCGAGGTGTCGTAGTCGGTCGAGACGGTTTCGGGGTTGCAGTTGACCATGATGGTTTCAAACCCGGCGTCGCCCAGCGCAAAGCACGCATGGCAGCAGCAATAGTCGAACTCGATTCCCTGGCCGATCCGGTTGGGTCCGCCGCCGAGGATCACGACCTTGCGCCGCGTCGTCGGCTGGCTCTCGCATTCGGGCTCGCCGAAGCTCGGGGCCTCATAGGTCGAATACATGTACGGCGTCTTCGCTTCGAACTCCGCCGCGCAGGTGTCGATCCGCTTGTAGACCGGGCGCACGCCCAGCCTGTGGCGCAGCGCGCGCACCTCCTCTTCGGTGACGCCGCCGGTCATCGCGACCACGGCATCGCGCACCATGCCCGATCCGCGCGCCAGCGCCCGGTCCATGCCGGGGCGCAGATTGGCCGATTGCAGCGCCAGATAGGCGAGGCGCTTGTCGGAAAAGCCCATGGACTTGAGCCTGCGCATCCCCGCCGCATCGCGCGGCAGGCCATCGGCCAGCACCTCGGCCTCGGCATCGACGATCTGCTTGATCTGCTCGAGGAACCAGGGGTCGAACTTGGCGACGGCATGGATCTGCTCGACCGTCATGCCTTCGCGCAGCGCCTGGGCGGCGATCAGCAGCCGGTCGGGCGTCGCCTGGCTCAATTCGGCGACAATATCCTCATGGGCTGCGCCGACCAAATGGTCGACGAAATTGAAACCGCTCAGGCCCGTTTCCAGCCCGCGCAGTGCCTTCTGGACCGATTCCTGGAAGTTGCGGCCGATCGCCATCACTTCACCGACCGACTTCATCGCGGTGCCGAGCAGCGGGCTCGATCCCTTGAACTTCTCAAAGGCGAAGCGCGGAATCTTGGTGACGACATAATCGATCGTCGGCTCGAAGCTCGCTGGCGTCGCGCCGGTAATGTCGTTGGTGATCTCGTCGAGCGTGTAGCCGACGGCCAGCTTCGCCGCGACCTTGGCGATCGGGAAGCCGGTCGCCTTCGACGCCAGCGCCGAGGAGCGCGACACGCGCGGGTTCATCTCGATGACGATCAGGCGGCCGTCCTTGGGGTTGACCGCGAACTGCACGTTCGACCCGCCCGTCTCCACGCCAATCTCGCGCAGCACCGCGATGCTGGCCGAGCGCATGATCTGATATTCCTTGTCGGTCAGCGTCAGCGCGGGGGCGACGGTGATGGAATCGCCGGTGTGCACGCCCATCGGATCGACATTCTCGATCGAGCAGATGATGATGGCATTGTCGGCGCGATCGCGCACGACCTCCATTTCGTACTCTTTCCAGCCGAGCAGCGATTCCTCGATCAGCACCTCGGTGGTGGGCGATGCATCGAGCCCGCCGGTAACGATCTGGACGAACTCGTCGCGGTTATAGGCAATGCCGCCGCCGGTGCCGCCCATGGTGAAGCTGGGGCGGATGATCGACGGCAGGCCGGTGCGCTCGAGCACGGCGAGCGCCTCTTCGACCGTATGGGCGATGCCTGAACGCGCCGATTCCAGCCCGATCTTGTCCATCGCCTCGCGGAATTTCTGCCGGTCCTCGGCCTTGTCGATCGCTTCGGCCTTCGCGCCGATCAGCTCGACATCATATTTTTCCAGCGTGCCATTGGCATCGAGCGCCAGCGCGGTGTTGAGCGCGGTCTGCCCACCCATCGTCGGCAGCACCACCAGCTTCTCGTTCGGCCGCTCGGCGCGTTCCTTGGCGATGATCTTGGCGACGATCTCGGGCGTAATCGGCTCGACATAGGTCGCGTCGGCCATGTCGGGATCAGTCATGATCGTCGCGGGGTTGGAGTTGACGAGGACGATGCGATAGCCCTCTTCCTTCAACGCCTTGCACGCCTGCGTGCCCGAATAATCGAACTCGCACGCCTGGCCGATGATGATCGGGCCAGCGCCGATGATCAGGATGCTGTCTATGTCGCTGCGCTTGGGCATTGTTGTCGTGCTCTCTTTAAAGGCGTGAATTTTGTGTCAGGGCGGGGGCAGCAACGGGCATCGTCAATGCACCGTGCCGGTCTGGGCTTCGCAGCCCCAGCCATCATATTCGAGGTCGAACAGCTGCTCGATCTGCAGGCAGAGTTCGGTGAGCGCGCGGATCGACTTTTCATCGACCGCCTGCACCCGCTCCAGGAACAGCCAGGGATGGCCGCCCTCGGCATCATCCT harbors:
- the carB gene encoding carbamoyl-phosphate synthase large subunit; amino-acid sequence: MPKRSDIDSILIIGAGPIIIGQACEFDYSGTQACKALKEEGYRIVLVNSNPATIMTDPDMADATYVEPITPEIVAKIIAKERAERPNEKLVVLPTMGGQTALNTALALDANGTLEKYDVELIGAKAEAIDKAEDRQKFREAMDKIGLESARSGIAHTVEEALAVLERTGLPSIIRPSFTMGGTGGGIAYNRDEFVQIVTGGLDASPTTEVLIEESLLGWKEYEMEVVRDRADNAIIICSIENVDPMGVHTGDSITVAPALTLTDKEYQIMRSASIAVLREIGVETGGSNVQFAVNPKDGRLIVIEMNPRVSRSSALASKATGFPIAKVAAKLAVGYTLDEITNDITGATPASFEPTIDYVVTKIPRFAFEKFKGSSPLLGTAMKSVGEVMAIGRNFQESVQKALRGLETGLSGFNFVDHLVGAAHEDIVAELSQATPDRLLIAAQALREGMTVEQIHAVAKFDPWFLEQIKQIVDAEAEVLADGLPRDAAGMRRLKSMGFSDKRLAYLALQSANLRPGMDRALARGSGMVRDAVVAMTGGVTEEEVRALRHRLGVRPVYKRIDTCAAEFEAKTPYMYSTYEAPSFGEPECESQPTTRRKVVILGGGPNRIGQGIEFDYCCCHACFALGDAGFETIMVNCNPETVSTDYDTSDRLYFEPLTAEDVLELLDVERSTGELVGVIVQFGGQTPLKLAQALEDAGIPILGTSPDAIDLAEDRERFAKLVDKLGLKQPANGIARSREEAIAVANRIGYPVLIRPSYVLGGRAMEIVDGQAQLESYIATAVQVSGDSPVLIDQYLRDAIEVDVDAICDGKDVAIAGVMQHIEEAGVHSGDSACTLPPYSLGADIIAEMERQTRLLAEGLKVRGLMNIQFAVKNGQVYLIEVNPRASRTVPFVAKAIGQPVAKYAARVMAGEMLANLPVIDRDIEHMAVKEAVFPWARFAGVDPVLSPEMKSTGEVMGIDKDFATAFAKAQIGAGLTLPTKGTVFISVKDGDKPVILDAARGLTDLGMDIVATGGTARYLADNGVAVTEVNKVAQGRPHIVDRIKDGQIALIFNTTEGWQSLKDSQSIRASALTGKIPYFTTAAASVAAVKAMASLARTSLEVKPLQAYNIRPDA